One genomic window of Candidatus Nitrospira inopinata includes the following:
- a CDS encoding DUF2283 domain-containing protein, whose protein sequence is MRLRVDEEADALHLQLVDVPVEESEEVAPGVIVDYDKSNQVVGIEVLYLSKRPHPVNLMDFQFETRPKKLASAG, encoded by the coding sequence ATGAGACTTCGAGTTGACGAAGAAGCCGATGCGCTGCATTTGCAGTTGGTGGATGTCCCGGTGGAGGAGTCGGAAGAGGTTGCGCCTGGTGTGATTGTGGACTATGACAAGTCCAATCAAGTGGTCGGCATTGAGGTGCTCTATCTTTCGAAGAGACCCCACCCGGTCAATTTAATGGATTTTCAGTTTGAGACTCGTCCCAAGAAGCTCGCGTCGGCCGGTTAG
- a CDS encoding DUF4258 domain-containing protein, giving the protein MAEEKLYELSEHARESRRKRPVIRMEWIEEVLKQPQLVEGDSVDAELEHRLGRIQEYDGRALRVIVKKDTTPLRIITFYFDRKMRRRL; this is encoded by the coding sequence ATGGCAGAAGAAAAGCTCTATGAGTTGTCGGAGCACGCCAGAGAGAGTCGGCGCAAGCGTCCGGTTATTCGCATGGAGTGGATCGAAGAGGTACTGAAGCAACCTCAATTGGTGGAGGGGGATTCGGTAGATGCAGAATTGGAACACCGGTTGGGACGTATTCAGGAGTATGATGGGCGGGCCTTACGCGTGATCGTGAAGAAAGACACGACTCCACTACGGATCATCACGTTTTATTTCGATCGAAAGATGAGGAGGCGGTTATGA
- a CDS encoding type II toxin-antitoxin system RelE/ParE family toxin → MKLLVDPEALVEARNAAFYEDSQPGLGKAFLASVEVATEEIVRHPLMWRRIKGRFRRYLIPRFPYGLIYAIHENTIYVAAVMHLKRKPGYWIARTRRSLS, encoded by the coding sequence GTGAAACTCCTCGTTGACCCTGAAGCGCTGGTGGAAGCGCGAAACGCCGCCTTCTACGAAGACAGTCAGCCTGGCTTGGGGAAAGCATTTCTAGCCAGCGTCGAGGTGGCAACCGAGGAGATTGTCCGGCATCCTCTCATGTGGCGCAGGATCAAAGGACGGTTTCGTAGGTATCTGATCCCACGGTTTCCCTACGGCCTGATTTATGCCATCCATGAAAACACGATCTATGTCGCGGCGGTCATGCATCTCAAGCGCAAGCCAGGTTACTGGATCGCGAGAACCAGAAGGTCCCTTTCGTGA
- a CDS encoding addiction module protein, giving the protein MSKALLKIEREAARLPVKDREVLAERLMQSVTREPLTQIEEAWVKEAERRFSAWRRGARTGVQVARAFKQIRKDLGW; this is encoded by the coding sequence ATGAGTAAAGCATTGCTGAAAATCGAACGTGAAGCGGCTCGCTTGCCGGTAAAAGATCGAGAAGTTCTGGCCGAACGTTTGATGCAGAGTGTGACACGCGAGCCATTGACCCAGATAGAGGAGGCTTGGGTCAAGGAGGCTGAGCGTCGGTTTTCCGCTTGGCGACGTGGGGCACGAACGGGGGTCCAGGTTGCGCGAGCGTTCAAACAGATTCGTAAGGATCTGGGCTGGTGA
- a CDS encoding DUF2130 domain-containing protein — MSEPIIICPNCKAEIKLTESLAAPLIESTRREYERRLAQKDADVAKREASLREREEAIAKARQAIDDQVAEKLRQERGRIAAEEAKRAKLALQTDLDQKARELADLQDVIKQRDAKLAEAQKAQAELLKKQRELEDAKRELDLTVETRVQESLAATREQAKKEAEETLKLKVLEKEQTIVCMQKQIEELKRKAEQGSQQLQGEVQELELEALLSAKFTRDTVQPVPKGEHGGDVIETVIGPLGQPCGKILWESKRTKNWSDGWLAKLRDDQRTAKAEVAVIVSQALPKAVETFDQIEGVWVVHPKAILPVASALRHMLIEVATARQASEGQQTKMEMVYQYLTGPRFRQRVQAIVEAFSSMQEDLDKEKKVIVKQWAKREEQIERVMQATVGMYGDLQGIAGKSLKEIEGLEMKALEGPGLDRENSIEQ; from the coding sequence ATGAGCGAACCGATCATCATCTGTCCAAACTGTAAAGCCGAGATCAAACTCACCGAGTCCCTCGCGGCGCCGCTGATTGAATCCACGCGCCGTGAATATGAGCGGCGTCTGGCTCAGAAAGATGCGGACGTGGCCAAGCGAGAGGCATCGTTGCGCGAGCGGGAAGAGGCCATCGCCAAGGCGCGGCAGGCGATCGACGACCAAGTCGCCGAGAAGCTTCGGCAGGAGCGAGGCAGGATCGCCGCCGAGGAAGCGAAGAGGGCCAAACTCGCCTTGCAGACCGATCTGGACCAAAAGGCCAGAGAACTTGCCGATCTTCAGGACGTCATCAAGCAGCGTGATGCCAAGCTCGCCGAGGCGCAGAAGGCCCAAGCCGAGCTGCTCAAGAAACAGCGAGAGCTGGAGGACGCCAAGCGCGAGCTGGACCTAACGGTCGAGACGCGTGTGCAGGAGAGCCTGGCCGCCACGCGCGAGCAGGCAAAGAAAGAGGCGGAGGAAACCCTCAAACTCAAGGTGTTGGAGAAAGAACAAACCATCGTCTGCATGCAGAAGCAGATCGAGGAACTGAAGCGCAAGGCAGAGCAGGGCTCGCAGCAGCTTCAAGGAGAAGTCCAGGAGCTGGAACTCGAGGCACTCTTGAGCGCGAAGTTCACGCGAGACACCGTTCAACCGGTCCCGAAGGGCGAGCACGGCGGCGACGTGATCGAGACCGTCATCGGTCCGCTGGGGCAGCCCTGCGGGAAGATCTTGTGGGAATCCAAACGAACCAAGAACTGGAGCGACGGGTGGCTGGCGAAGCTGCGCGATGATCAGCGCACGGCCAAGGCAGAGGTGGCGGTGATCGTGAGTCAGGCCTTACCCAAGGCGGTGGAGACCTTCGACCAGATTGAGGGAGTATGGGTCGTCCATCCCAAGGCGATCCTTCCCGTGGCTTCGGCGCTCCGGCACATGCTCATCGAAGTGGCCACCGCTCGCCAAGCCTCCGAGGGGCAGCAAACCAAGATGGAGATGGTGTACCAGTACCTCACCGGCCCACGCTTCCGCCAACGGGTGCAGGCCATCGTCGAGGCCTTCTCATCGATGCAGGAGGACCTGGATAAAGAAAAGAAAGTGATCGTCAAACAGTGGGCCAAGCGAGAAGAGCAAATCGAGCGGGTCATGCAGGCTACCGTCGGCATGTACGGGGACCTGCAAGGCATCGCGGGAAAGTCGCTCAAGGAGATTGAAGGGCTGGAGATGAAGGCGCTGGAGGGGCCAGGACTGGATAGAGAAAATTCTATCGAGCAGTAG
- a CDS encoding DUF3565 domain-containing protein produces the protein MNQPIVGYHQDEEGHWVADLACGHGQHVRHHPPFFSRPWVTTAEGRARHLGMVLNCKKCDEPPETVASS, from the coding sequence ATGAACCAGCCCATCGTCGGCTATCATCAAGACGAAGAAGGCCATTGGGTCGCCGATTTGGCCTGCGGCCACGGGCAACATGTGCGACACCATCCGCCCTTTTTCAGCCGCCCCTGGGTGACGACCGCCGAAGGCCGCGCGCGACATCTTGGCATGGTCTTGAACTGCAAAAAGTGCGACGAGCCGCCGGAGACGGTTGCCTCGTCATAG
- a CDS encoding GlcG/HbpS family heme-binding protein: MAQELSKESVLSLSLANKAIAAAIESCKKDGYRVSVSVVDRSGVLRAMGRADGAGPHTVDSSRKKAYTAASVRRPTTELADLISKNPALQGLRDMNQEILILGGGLPIEIGGEVVGGIGVGGAPGAHLDDACAQSGLDAIGAAPKVTVPK, encoded by the coding sequence ATGGCTCAAGAATTGTCGAAAGAATCGGTGTTGTCGTTGAGTCTCGCCAACAAGGCCATTGCCGCAGCCATCGAATCCTGCAAAAAAGATGGGTATCGAGTGAGCGTGTCGGTCGTCGATCGCTCCGGTGTCCTGCGTGCCATGGGGCGGGCCGACGGGGCGGGACCCCACACGGTGGACAGTAGCCGGAAAAAAGCCTACACCGCGGCCAGTGTCCGTCGGCCCACCACAGAATTAGCGGACCTGATCAGTAAAAATCCGGCGCTTCAGGGGTTGCGAGATATGAATCAGGAAATCCTGATTCTTGGCGGAGGGCTCCCGATCGAGATCGGAGGCGAAGTCGTGGGCGGAATCGGTGTCGGCGGAGCGCCTGGCGCCCACCTGGACGACGCCTGCGCCCAGAGCGGGCTTGACGCCATCGGCGCGGCGCCCAAGGTCACCGTGCCCAAGTGA
- a CDS encoding amylo-alpha-1,6-glucosidase: MNRNRKQQEVTIDATTCQDLDRALRLEWLETNGRGGFASGTVAGANTRRYHALLLIARRPPIERFVLVNHLEEWVDLNGHPVPLSTNLYPGAVHPTGYAFCTGFSSDPWPTWTYECGPVSIQREILCVHGRDLVLVRWTLLAGAQQSAVLRIRPMVSGRDYHHTHHENPALSTTVSEGNGWVSWRPYPDVPAVRAFYDGTYQHGPDWFRHVQFPVERERGLDHEEDWWSPGEFEFTVTPERPQTLILTTEQSDSLDPILLLRQEKERRANLTEQAARFDHLTSHLWRASQAFIVERGTGHTVIAGYPWFTDWGRDTFISLPGLCLVTGRHDQAWHIIESYATHVAEGLIPNRFPDAGDTPEYNSIDASLWFIDAVDRYLASSNDEARVRTIAWPAVKQILDGYRLGTRYQIHRDRDGLIAGGMPGAQLTWMDAKVGDWVVTPRHGKPVEIQALWMRSLDVGRRLAERFGEPAYAARCRRERELAVNSFRQKFWYEAGGYLYDVVDGPEGSDPSIRPNQLYVLALCPDVIPNEQAKRILNVVTDHLLTPIGLRTLSPADPRYRSRCAGGVVERDGAYHQGTVWPFLLGPFVTAWLNVFGRSAKSKAKARSFLKGLEAHLHAACVGQVSEIFDGDPPHDPRGCPAQAWSVAEPLRVLIEELGRRR, from the coding sequence GTGAACCGAAACCGGAAACAGCAGGAAGTGACGATCGATGCCACCACGTGCCAAGATCTTGATCGCGCCCTCCGCCTCGAATGGCTGGAGACCAACGGCCGTGGCGGGTTTGCTTCCGGCACGGTGGCCGGTGCGAACACGAGGCGATACCATGCTCTTCTGTTGATCGCCCGCAGGCCTCCCATCGAGCGATTTGTGCTCGTCAACCATCTCGAAGAATGGGTCGACCTCAATGGCCATCCCGTACCTCTTTCAACCAATCTCTATCCGGGAGCCGTTCACCCGACCGGCTATGCTTTCTGTACGGGGTTCTCTTCCGATCCCTGGCCGACCTGGACTTACGAGTGCGGGCCTGTCTCCATCCAACGAGAGATCCTCTGCGTTCACGGGCGCGATCTGGTCTTGGTGCGATGGACCTTGCTTGCCGGAGCACAACAGTCCGCCGTGCTTCGCATCAGGCCGATGGTGAGCGGCCGAGACTATCACCACACCCATCACGAAAATCCTGCTCTGTCCACCACTGTTTCTGAGGGAAACGGGTGGGTCTCCTGGCGCCCCTATCCCGACGTTCCTGCCGTCCGGGCTTTCTATGATGGAACATATCAGCATGGCCCCGATTGGTTTCGGCATGTTCAATTCCCGGTTGAACGTGAACGGGGACTGGACCATGAAGAAGACTGGTGGTCGCCGGGGGAGTTCGAGTTCACCGTCACGCCGGAGCGGCCCCAGACCCTAATCCTGACCACCGAACAGAGTGATTCGCTGGATCCCATCTTGCTTCTACGACAGGAAAAAGAGAGGCGCGCCAACCTGACAGAGCAGGCGGCTCGGTTTGATCACTTGACTTCCCATTTATGGCGCGCTTCGCAGGCCTTTATCGTGGAACGAGGAACAGGCCATACGGTGATTGCCGGCTATCCTTGGTTTACCGATTGGGGACGCGACACCTTCATTTCCCTGCCCGGACTCTGTCTCGTCACCGGACGGCATGATCAGGCCTGGCACATCATCGAATCCTATGCCACCCACGTGGCAGAAGGGCTGATCCCCAATCGATTTCCCGACGCCGGTGACACGCCGGAATACAACAGCATCGACGCCTCGCTCTGGTTCATTGATGCCGTGGATCGGTATCTGGCCTCCTCAAACGATGAAGCACGTGTGCGAACGATCGCCTGGCCAGCCGTCAAACAGATCTTGGATGGCTACCGGCTCGGCACTCGCTATCAGATTCATCGGGACCGAGACGGGCTCATCGCAGGCGGAATGCCCGGAGCCCAACTAACCTGGATGGACGCCAAGGTGGGAGACTGGGTGGTCACGCCTCGCCATGGAAAGCCGGTCGAGATCCAGGCCTTGTGGATGCGCTCACTGGATGTTGGTCGGCGGCTGGCGGAACGGTTCGGCGAGCCGGCCTATGCCGCTCGCTGTCGGCGCGAACGGGAACTGGCGGTTAATTCCTTCCGGCAAAAGTTTTGGTATGAAGCGGGAGGCTATCTCTATGACGTGGTTGACGGGCCGGAAGGCTCGGACCCATCAATCCGCCCCAACCAACTGTATGTCTTAGCCCTTTGTCCAGATGTCATACCCAACGAGCAGGCCAAGCGAATCCTCAATGTCGTGACGGATCACCTTCTCACGCCGATCGGTCTCCGGACCCTCTCACCGGCGGACCCCCGATACCGCTCCCGTTGCGCAGGAGGAGTCGTCGAGCGAGACGGCGCCTACCACCAAGGAACCGTCTGGCCGTTTCTGCTGGGGCCCTTTGTGACGGCTTGGCTCAACGTGTTCGGCAGAAGCGCCAAAAGCAAAGCCAAAGCTCGATCGTTTTTGAAAGGCTTGGAGGCTCATCTTCATGCAGCCTGTGTGGGGCAGGTATCGGAAATTTTCGACGGCGATCCTCCCCACGACCCGCGCGGTTGTCCGGCTCAAGCCTGGTCGGTGGCCGAACCCTTGCGGGTCTTGATCGAAGAACTCGGCCGGCGCCGTTGA
- a CDS encoding MGH1-like glycoside hydrolase domain-containing protein, which produces MAGASERPQSSALPQPTECLRLEEDARRKVHWKRWGPYLSERAWGTVREDYSPDGTAWESFPHDQARSRAYRWNEDGLAGISDRHQYICFAIALWNGRDPILKERLFGLTGNEGNHGEDVKEYYFHLDSTPTHTYMKYLYRYPQAEFPYRRLVEENRRRTKHDSEYELIDTGVFDQNRYFDVFVEYAKATPEDLLIRVRVTNQGPEPAPLTVLPTLWFRNTWSWGLDLRRPRMREGKGIQNGSVIELNHDYYGRRLLYCEGAPLLLFTENETNTRRLYGDPDGARYVKDSFHDYVIHGDKEAVNPAKVGSKAAAHYEFSLDPGASKTIHLRFTNEENPEALAREAVDDLFSQRIKEADEFYHDLAPAHLSEDAKLVQRQAFAGLLWTKQFYYYDLTRWLKGDPGMPEPPRERLKGRNADWTHLYNADVLSMPDKWEYPWYAAWDLAFHCIPLALIDSTFAKEQLILMLREWYMHPNGQIPAYEWALGDVNPPVHAWAAWRVYKIEKKRKGIGDRLFLERVFHKLLLNFTWWVNRKDADGKNIFQGGFLGLDNIGVFDRSKPLPTGGRLEQADATSWMAMYCLNMLSIALELARENRAYEDVASKFFEHFVYICRAMNNIGGERIELWDKEDGFFYDVLHLPDGRTLPLKIRSLVGLIPLCAVETLNSELIDQLPRFKHRMQWFIENRPDFSSHVETQSQNGEVRRFLSLVNRTRLKSVLRYMLDEREFLSPYGIRALSRYHLDHPYTFSVMGTEYRVAYEPAESTTALFGGNSNWRGPIWFPVNFLLIESLQKFHYFLGDEYKVEYPAGSGQMASLDHVAAELSRRLVHIFLRGPDGRRPVFGGTRKFQEDPLWRDTILFYEYFHGENGAGIGASHQTGWTALVAKLIQQSGE; this is translated from the coding sequence ATGGCCGGGGCCTCTGAACGTCCTCAGTCTTCCGCTCTCCCGCAACCGACCGAATGTTTGCGTCTGGAAGAAGACGCCCGCCGTAAGGTTCATTGGAAACGCTGGGGGCCTTACCTGAGCGAGCGGGCCTGGGGAACCGTGCGCGAGGACTACAGTCCGGACGGCACCGCCTGGGAATCGTTTCCGCACGACCAGGCCCGGTCCAGAGCCTATCGTTGGAACGAGGACGGGCTGGCCGGGATCTCCGATCGTCATCAATACATTTGCTTCGCCATCGCTCTATGGAACGGACGCGATCCGATTCTCAAAGAGCGATTGTTCGGCTTGACCGGCAATGAAGGCAATCACGGCGAGGACGTCAAAGAATATTATTTCCATCTCGATTCGACACCGACCCATACGTACATGAAATATCTGTATCGGTATCCACAGGCCGAATTTCCCTACCGACGATTGGTGGAGGAAAATCGCCGGCGGACCAAACATGATTCGGAATACGAGCTGATTGATACGGGCGTCTTTGATCAGAATCGCTATTTCGACGTCTTCGTCGAGTACGCCAAGGCGACGCCGGAGGACCTGCTCATCCGCGTCCGAGTGACAAACCAAGGGCCCGAACCGGCCCCGCTCACGGTTTTGCCGACCCTGTGGTTTCGGAATACTTGGTCTTGGGGATTGGATCTCCGCAGGCCGAGAATGCGCGAGGGAAAGGGCATCCAGAACGGCAGCGTGATCGAGTTGAACCACGATTACTACGGTCGGAGGCTGCTTTATTGCGAAGGAGCGCCGCTCCTGCTGTTCACGGAGAACGAAACGAATACTCGCCGACTGTATGGCGATCCGGATGGAGCTCGTTACGTCAAAGACAGTTTTCACGATTACGTCATTCACGGCGACAAGGAAGCGGTCAACCCGGCCAAGGTGGGATCAAAGGCCGCGGCTCACTATGAATTCTCGCTCGATCCCGGCGCCTCGAAGACGATTCATCTCCGTTTTACCAACGAAGAAAATCCGGAAGCGCTGGCGCGGGAAGCTGTCGATGACCTGTTTTCACAACGGATCAAAGAGGCAGATGAGTTCTATCATGACCTGGCGCCGGCTCATCTGTCAGAAGATGCCAAGCTCGTGCAGAGACAGGCCTTCGCCGGCCTCTTATGGACCAAGCAGTTTTATTACTACGACCTCACCCGCTGGCTCAAAGGCGACCCTGGCATGCCGGAGCCGCCACGCGAACGGTTGAAAGGGCGCAACGCCGATTGGACCCATCTCTACAACGCCGACGTGCTTTCCATGCCGGACAAGTGGGAATATCCCTGGTACGCGGCCTGGGACCTCGCCTTTCACTGCATTCCGTTGGCGCTCATCGATTCCACTTTCGCCAAGGAACAGCTCATTCTGATGCTCCGCGAGTGGTACATGCATCCGAACGGGCAGATTCCCGCCTACGAATGGGCGCTGGGCGACGTCAATCCGCCGGTGCACGCGTGGGCGGCTTGGCGCGTGTACAAGATCGAGAAAAAACGAAAAGGGATCGGCGATCGGCTCTTCCTTGAGCGGGTGTTTCACAAGCTCCTGCTGAACTTCACGTGGTGGGTCAACCGCAAGGACGCGGACGGGAAGAACATTTTCCAAGGTGGATTTTTGGGACTCGATAATATCGGGGTGTTCGATCGGAGCAAGCCGCTTCCGACCGGCGGACGTCTCGAACAGGCGGACGCGACAAGCTGGATGGCCATGTATTGCCTCAACATGCTCTCAATCGCCCTCGAACTGGCCCGCGAGAATCGCGCCTATGAAGACGTCGCGAGCAAGTTCTTCGAGCACTTCGTCTACATCTGCCGGGCCATGAACAATATCGGCGGGGAGAGGATCGAGCTTTGGGACAAAGAAGACGGGTTTTTCTACGACGTGTTGCATCTTCCAGACGGACGGACCCTGCCGCTCAAGATCCGGTCTCTGGTGGGCCTCATCCCGCTCTGTGCCGTGGAGACGCTCAATTCGGAACTGATCGATCAGCTCCCTCGCTTCAAACATCGGATGCAATGGTTCATCGAGAATCGACCGGACTTCAGTTCTCACGTGGAGACACAATCGCAAAACGGCGAAGTCCGGCGGTTCCTGTCGTTGGTCAACCGCACCAGGCTCAAATCGGTGTTGCGCTACATGCTCGATGAACGAGAATTCCTCTCACCCTATGGCATCCGCGCGCTCTCCCGCTACCATCTCGACCATCCCTACACGTTCTCGGTGATGGGGACCGAGTATCGAGTCGCCTATGAGCCGGCCGAATCGACCACGGCGCTCTTTGGAGGCAATTCCAATTGGCGAGGGCCCATCTGGTTTCCGGTCAATTTTCTCCTGATCGAGTCGTTGCAAAAGTTTCATTATTTTCTGGGCGACGAGTACAAGGTCGAATATCCAGCCGGGTCGGGCCAGATGGCCTCGCTTGATCACGTGGCGGCGGAACTGTCCCGCCGACTGGTGCACATTTTTCTGCGCGGCCCCGACGGTCGGCGCCCGGTGTTTGGAGGAACAAGAAAGTTTCAAGAAGATCCCCTCTGGCGTGATACGATTCTGTTCTATGAATACTTTCACGGTGAAAATGGCGCCGGGATCGGCGCCAGCCATCAAACCGGGTGGACGGCGTTGGTCGCTAAGCTGATTCAGCAGAGCGGAGAGTGA
- a CDS encoding right-handed parallel beta-helix repeat-containing protein: MANVVLVVALWTAVVVGALSRADASDGSSPKTLVVALDGTGDFVSLQEAVDQARKGDTVFVKPGVYAQDVTIHSKEGIRVVGAGADQVTLLGHGEHVGVLHVGKWPYGASDIEITGLTIHDHGGHAVGIFNAGGVTLRALHVKGLLFSQQVKELRIENCVIGGSETTGVQLADSQAVLIGNVIHDNDHGVNVVGKSRVRVERNVIVRNLFEAIVVEDGATATLVGNTLVKNGGGAAFWGSSQNDVSGNIVAFNKIGFIVHPSSRTTMSFNALFNQEGNYMKAGSPGEAAPDLKPESDIIADPRFADADHDDYRLLPDTTLLDRGGFSYLGALPPVSPSVSHRR, from the coding sequence ATGGCAAATGTCGTCTTGGTCGTAGCGCTGTGGACAGCCGTCGTTGTCGGCGCCCTTTCGCGAGCCGATGCCTCCGACGGCTCTTCGCCGAAAACGCTCGTGGTGGCCTTGGACGGCACCGGCGACTTCGTCTCCCTTCAAGAAGCAGTCGATCAAGCCAGGAAGGGCGATACCGTCTTCGTAAAGCCCGGCGTTTATGCTCAAGACGTCACGATTCACAGCAAAGAGGGCATCAGGGTGGTCGGTGCCGGAGCCGATCAAGTGACGTTGCTCGGGCACGGCGAGCACGTCGGAGTTTTGCACGTCGGGAAGTGGCCGTACGGCGCCAGCGACATTGAAATTACCGGTCTGACCATTCACGATCACGGGGGACACGCGGTCGGGATTTTTAACGCCGGAGGCGTTACTCTCCGCGCTCTTCACGTCAAAGGATTGTTGTTCAGTCAGCAGGTCAAGGAGTTGCGCATCGAGAACTGCGTGATCGGGGGGAGTGAAACTACGGGCGTGCAATTGGCCGATTCTCAAGCGGTGCTCATCGGAAACGTGATCCATGACAACGATCACGGCGTCAACGTGGTCGGCAAGTCCAGGGTCAGGGTCGAGCGGAACGTCATTGTGCGCAACCTGTTCGAGGCCATCGTGGTGGAGGACGGCGCGACGGCGACTCTCGTCGGGAACACATTGGTGAAGAACGGAGGCGGGGCGGCCTTTTGGGGCTCTTCTCAAAACGACGTGTCCGGCAACATCGTCGCCTTCAATAAAATAGGCTTTATCGTCCATCCGTCCAGTCGAACGACGATGTCGTTCAATGCTCTGTTCAATCAGGAAGGAAATTATATGAAGGCCGGCTCTCCCGGTGAGGCCGCTCCGGACTTGAAACCCGAATCCGACATCATCGCCGATCCGAGGTTCGCGGACGCCGACCATGACGACTATCGACTGCTTCCCGATACGACTCTTCTCGACCGAGGAGGCTTTTCATATCTTGGAGCTCTGCCTCCCGTCTCGCCTTCGGTCTCGCATCGGCGATAA
- the coaE gene encoding dephospho-CoA kinase (Dephospho-CoA kinase (CoaE) performs the final step in coenzyme A biosynthesis.) has protein sequence MLTDMVLVGLTGGVATGKSTVASMFKRCGAVIIDADALARSVVEPGKPAWREIVKLFGRGVLNPDRTINRRVLGGIVFRDPEQLRRLERIVHPRVSREQRRLLRSAFARDPRAVVVYDVPLLFEAGIERTVDHIIVVSADRDAQIARLRKRDGLSRADALRRIKSQMPLAEKRRLADFVLDGTMSKRRLFHRVKMLFQRFRTAA, from the coding sequence ATGCTCACGGACATGGTGCTTGTTGGATTGACCGGCGGCGTCGCGACCGGCAAGAGCACGGTGGCGTCGATGTTCAAACGATGCGGGGCGGTTATTATCGACGCCGATGCGCTGGCCCGCTCAGTCGTCGAACCGGGCAAACCGGCTTGGCGCGAGATCGTCAAATTGTTTGGACGAGGGGTGTTGAACCCGGATCGCACCATCAATCGCCGCGTGCTGGGCGGCATCGTGTTTCGCGATCCCGAACAACTCAGACGGCTTGAACGAATCGTGCATCCCCGCGTCTCCCGCGAACAACGACGGCTGCTTCGGTCGGCCTTCGCGCGGGACCCCCGCGCCGTGGTGGTGTATGACGTTCCGCTTCTGTTTGAAGCGGGAATTGAGCGAACGGTCGATCATATCATCGTCGTCAGCGCCGATCGCGATGCCCAAATCGCCCGTCTTCGGAAAAGGGACGGCCTCTCTCGGGCGGACGCCCTTCGACGCATCAAGAGCCAAATGCCCCTTGCGGAAAAACGTCGCCTGGCCGATTTCGTGCTTGACGGAACGATGAGCAAACGCCGTCTGTTCCATCGGGTGAAGATGCTCTTCCAACGCTTTCGGACGGCTGCGTAA
- the trxB gene encoding thioredoxin-disulfide reductase gives MRHVTIIGSGPAGLTAAIYTARANLSPLVIEGWQSGGQLTTTTEVENYPGFAQGVMGPELMKDMRRQAERFGAEFMTGDVSAVNLRRRPFEITVDGERTVYASTVIIATGASPIQLGLPNEKRLTGRGVSTCATCDGFFFRGKDLIVVGGGDSAMEEAIFLTKFATTVSIVHRRDKLRASKIMQDRAMKNEKIRFLWNSVVEDIVGQQTVTGVRLRNVVTGSVSEIACAGVFVAIGHRPNTALFAGQLEMDERGYVLTHDGTATSVPGVFAAGDVQDSKYRQAVTAAGSGCMAAIDAERFLEASEHR, from the coding sequence ATGCGTCATGTAACGATCATCGGTTCCGGACCGGCCGGGCTCACGGCCGCCATCTATACAGCCCGCGCCAATCTTTCTCCGTTGGTGATCGAAGGTTGGCAATCGGGAGGCCAACTGACGACCACCACCGAAGTGGAAAACTACCCGGGTTTCGCCCAGGGCGTCATGGGTCCCGAGCTCATGAAAGACATGAGGCGACAGGCCGAGCGGTTCGGCGCGGAATTCATGACCGGCGACGTGTCCGCCGTAAACCTTCGCCGGCGTCCCTTCGAGATCACCGTTGACGGCGAACGAACGGTTTACGCATCGACCGTGATCATCGCGACCGGTGCCTCCCCGATCCAGCTTGGATTGCCCAATGAAAAGCGCCTGACCGGCCGAGGCGTGTCCACCTGCGCGACGTGCGACGGGTTCTTTTTCCGTGGCAAGGATCTGATCGTCGTCGGAGGGGGGGACAGCGCCATGGAAGAGGCGATCTTCCTGACGAAGTTCGCGACCACCGTTTCCATCGTCCACCGTCGGGATAAGTTGCGCGCGTCAAAGATCATGCAGGATCGGGCGATGAAGAACGAAAAGATCCGCTTTCTCTGGAATTCAGTGGTCGAAGACATTGTGGGACAGCAAACCGTGACAGGCGTCCGGCTGAGAAACGTCGTCACCGGCTCCGTCTCGGAAATCGCCTGCGCCGGAGTCTTCGTTGCCATCGGACATCGACCGAACACCGCTTTGTTCGCCGGCCAACTTGAGATGGACGAGAGAGGCTATGTGCTCACCCACGATGGAACGGCCACCAGCGTCCCGGGCGTCTTCGCCGCCGGCGACGTGCAAGACAGCAAGTATCGGCAAGCCGTCACGGCCGCCGGTTCCGGCTGCATGGCCGCCATCGACGCCGAACGGTTTTTAGAAGCCTCGGAACACCGGTAA